The Leishmania major strain Friedlin complete genome, chromosome 23 nucleotide sequence TGAGTTCGGCGCGGACCGGTTTCGATTCTACGCGCGTCCCATGTCTGAGGCCAAGGCCATGTTTGGCGAGCGTTCCTTCGATGCCGTTATGATCGACCCTGGCCCGTCGTCAACTCAACTGGAGAACCCCGAGCGAGGGTTTCTTCTGAATGATGAAAGCGACCATGCACTCGACATGCGCTACGGGCCCACGCATGGGCTCGGGGCGCTGGAGTACCTCAACACGGTACCGCAGCATGCCCTGTCCGGCGCCCTCGCTTCCTACGAACTTCTGACTCCTCAGCAGTCCATGAAGTTGGCTAGAGCCATTCGGCAACGGCGCCCCTTcgatggtgcgcagcgcgtgctgGAGGCAGTGGAAGAGGCGGGTAACGAGCTCCCTGAGGAGGGATGGGGGACTCAGGGCAGTCGACGGAAGACTTCGATGTCATGGAACTTCATGACATCGTTAAGATGCATCGTGAATCACGAGCGCCACGAGCTGAGCGAGGCCCTGCAgaacgcgctgctgctcctgcgcaCTGACGGCCGACTTGTTGTCTTTTCTCGTCTCCCGTGGGAGGAGAAGCTCATCTCCACCACTATCAGTCAGCACCCGCACGCTCTGCTAAGTTACTCGGAGGCTATTCCCATCGAGGATGTGCAGGAGCACGGCCACTCACGCCACACAAAGATGTGGATTGTCACTCGCACCCAAGGCTCCTCGTACGTGCTCAAGAACAGTCAGACACTCAcaggggaggcggtgcaggagagCTCGATGCGGTGGATGAGCGGCCTCTTCGCTGGTCAAACGTTTGGGTTCCCGGCGAATAACTTCACATTTGAGAACAAGGATGGGAAGGACTGGGCCGCAGTGCGCAGAAACAAGAACTCGCCACCGTTCGACAGCGATGATGACCCTAGAGGCTAAGGCACGCGGAGCGTAAGGGGagtgtggtggggggggggccacACATGCAAAGTGGAGCGGGGttgtggggaggggaagaaggCGAGGGCGTGTCCTGTGCGCTGAGAGCTGGACTTCTGCACGTCGTGCGTTTCGTTCGTGACGGAGTTGCCAATCCAATTACACCGCCCCACCCCAGCAACGAAGCCCTCTACTCGCGGGAGTATGTTTCTCggccccccttcctcctcgcgctcacTCGTCGGAGCGATGAGGACGTACGACTGCATGCCGTCATCATCCCCATTCTGCTGTTTTGCGTTCGCCTTAGGTTTGGTGTGCCACACTCACAGATACGGACAAACGCGTTGATGAGCATGAATTGTGCGAACACCAGTTTCTTTTCCGCCTTTTTCACAAGTGTTTGCACTACTGGCAACGCCACCACCCATACATCCGCGCGTCCGTGCGAGGCATgccgcgtgcgtgtatgcttgctgcagcagtgacCAGGTGGAAGGGTAAGAGGAAGGAGTGGGGCAGGGGTATGTTGTTAACGCACAAGCACTCGTGCAGCATCTTCTCCCGAGAAGTCACGTGCAGCCGACGACTTTTCACGCGCACGTTTCATTGCTGTCGATTTCATCTTCTTCTCTGCTCCCCTTTCCGATGCTCCTCTGCTTGCTGCTGTTGAAACACCCTCTCGCGCCCACATAAACGCATGCGCACAGACACCCACACGCCCACTCGCGCTTGTTGCGTTTTGCACGAAGGGAACACAGGTGTCTGTCCCTCCTTGGCTTTCGCATCAGGCGTCCGCGCCGTCTTTTTTTAGTTTGCCGTGCACAGGAAGGTACAAAGGCGGTGCTTTGGCAGTCGTATCGCCAAGCTTCTCCGCGTTGAGACACTTCGCGCGCGCCGGCAAGGGCCGCACTCCCGGTCCTTCGTGTGTGGTTTGTTTGgttgtttgtttgttcgCCCCATCTTCAGTATGCTTCCTGCTGCCGAAAATACTGCGTTTCTCTATTTATTCATTCAGCTGCTATCTTCTCCACGATGAGGCCGGCGGGGACGCTTGCATCGTTCCTggagcgctgcagcgccagaaAACGTGGTCGTGGCTGCGTAGTCCTCACCGGCGCGGGTTGCAGCACAGAGAGTGGCATCCCGGACTATCGCGGGCCCAACGGCCAGTACCACCGCGCCGATTTCGTGCTGCTGACTTTTCAGAAGTTTATGCGCGACGACAATGAGAAACGACGCTACTGGGCTCGCAGCATGCTTGGGTACTCGACCATGTGCGGCGCCTCCTGCAATGCCGCTCACATGGCGCTGCAGGCTTTCACCAAGTCCGGGGCTGTGGCACACATCCTCACTCAAAACGTCGAcgggctgcaccacctcgctACGTatggcggcgtcggtgatgcagaggaggagcactACTACAAGTACACCACAAGTGATGCGCCGCTGAAGGAGTTGCACGGCAACATTCACAACGTCATCTGCACGTCCTGCGGCTTTTTCatgccgcgcgcgcggctgcagcgggaACTGCGAGAAAGGAATCCGGGTTTTTATGAGCAGTACGGGGCAGACGTGTCGCGTACGCGGCCGGACGGCGACTACAGTGCGCCAACGGAGGCCGTGAATGCGATGCATCTTGTCATGTGCCCCCGGTGCAACGGCTTCTTCAAGCCGCATGTCGTTCTGTTCGGTGAGAACGTGCCGAAGCCAATTGTGGAAGCCACGATGAGCCTTGTGCGCGACAAGGCTTCCTGTCTGCTGTGCCTCGGCACCTCCCTGCAGGTGTACAGCGCCTATCGGTACGTCTTACAGGCAAACCAGTTGGGGATTCCGGTGGCCATCGTCAACGCTGGAACGACGCGAGGCGACGCCATTGCTGACCTCAAACTCGATGTGGAGAGTGTCGGAAGCGTGTtggcggagacggcgcaTGAAATGCTTGGCGTGCCGGCGTCCATGTTCTTCCGCCGCAAGACGATTCAACTCTAGCTGCTCCATCGCACAAGTTGTGAAGGGTGCAACGATCGCTTTTTGACTTGGCGTCTCCGCGTACGCCTCTCCAAACGCcgtttctccctctctcctcttgctttttttttgtttgcaCCCGGATGACGGTAGGGGCGGggggagcacacacaaacacacccCTCTCGGTGCGTGGTGTCTCAGGGCCCACTGCccccactctgtgtgtgtgtgtgggggggggggaagccGCGCAGCCCCCATGTACGCCCCGCCAATGCCACACCACCTCTGGCGGTGGCAGGGGCAAGCACCTACGAGCTGGGGGGACGTCAGAGCGCTTCATCGCCACGGATATCGGCGGTCGGGTCCtggacggcggtgcgtcggagcggcctgcgacagcgcacgCGTCTGTGCCACCCATGTGggtgggcagcgtgtcagcgtgactcgagctATCCCGCGCCGGGCTGtcgcactgcctgctggcgCGGAGAGCCTGGGTCCCGCGCCGAGGgtcgcgccacgcgatgaGGGCCTGTGAGAGGGCGACTGGAGTGTAACTCGTGTTGGACGGCACAGAATGGACACGTggaggagaaaaaaaaggaacaCCTTTTTCTGCATCTTTGCTGCGCGTTGCTCTTCATTTTTCTCCCAGTGCACCGTTGCGCTTGGCACACACAACTTATTTTCAGTGGGAAGAATGAGCACTGCAGCCAGGCTTTACTGCATGCGTGACTGCAAAGGAACGTCGATAATGTGAGGAGCTCATGTGCGGGTGTTTGCGTTTGCTGTGGCTGCCCTTCGCTGAGCGTGAGTCTGGAAGCGTCTCCGCTTCTGTAGCTTTCGACTCTCGCACTGGCATGACTTTTTTCTGCGTTTCTTCTCCGGGGCTCTATGGGTTGTGTCGATGTGCAGCATCGATGGAGGGGTGCCGTCCGTGTAAGCGAGACAGTACAGGAGCGAAACTTTTCTCTGCCCCCTTTCTGCTTCTTAGCTTCATGCTGACGACACAAGGCACCCCGTCTCCCTCCTGCACAGACCCTGATGCGTACGCAGCGGCTTTCGGTAAAGGCCTTCATCTCTCTCACCTGCTCGATCCCTTCCTCTGTTTCTCACGATGAGACGTACTCCCACAcgtgct carries:
- a CDS encoding S-adenosyl-methyltransferase mraW-like protein, which gives rise to MKRIVAPRRWSAINRVEHPPLMPKQLLQSVCGGLRWLESKSLAEFLAKRAIEEGFPCTKKQQRIFDARPPSSRPALRKSRLHKKCPARRSGGDVQRTEGSLEAPRTTGASGALVSSGAALALNSSAFDALVPLAKRKRLVSYDVLDCTFGSGFHTGVVLENGRPYTRVVAMDCDVEATVSAREIVDEFGADRFRFYARPMSEAKAMFGERSFDAVMIDPGPSSTQLENPERGFLLNDESDHALDMRYGPTHGLGALEYLNTVPQHALSGALASYELLTPQQSMKLARAIRQRRPFDGAQRVLEAVEEAGNELPEEGWGTQGSRRKTSMSWNFMTSLRCIVNHERHELSEALQNALLLLRTDGRLVVFSRLPWEEKLISTTISQHPHALLSYSEAIPIEDVQEHGHSRHTKMWIVTRTQGSSYVLKNSQTLTGEAVQESSMRWMSGLFAGQTFGFPANNFTFENKDGKDWAAVRRNKNSPPFDSDDDPRG
- a CDS encoding sir2-family protein-like protein — translated: MRPAGTLASFLERCSARKRGRGCVVLTGAGCSTESGIPDYRGPNGQYHRADFVLLTFQKFMRDDNEKRRYWARSMLGYSTMCGASCNAAHMALQAFTKSGAVAHILTQNVDGLHHLATYGGVGDAEEEHYYKYTTSDAPLKELHGNIHNVICTSCGFFMPRARLQRELRERNPGFYEQYGADVSRTRPDGDYSAPTEAVNAMHLVMCPRCNGFFKPHVVLFGENVPKPIVEATMSLVRDKASCLLCLGTSLQVYSAYRYVLQANQLGIPVAIVNAGTTRGDAIADLKLDVESVGSVLAETAHEMLGVPASMFFRRKTIQL